The segment GGCGGAGTCATGTCAACGGCCATCGGCCTTCCCATGCCGCCGGCGCGCGCGCTGTCAAGGCACGGGTGCCGTCCGCCGCGACCGCCAGCGTCAGCCATAAGGCGTCGTGCCATGCCGAGGCATGCAGGCGCTCGGGCCATTCGACGAGCAGCAGCGAATCGTCGCGCGCGTCGTCCAGCCCCAGTTCCTCGGCCTCGTCTGGATCCTCGATCCGGTAGAGGTCGACGTGCAGCACCGGCAGCCGCACCTCGGGTACGTCATAGGGCTGGACGATCGCGAAGCTCGGGGACGGCGCCTCGCCCTCCAGTCCCAGTGCCGCGAGCAACCCGCGGGCGATGCTGGTCTTGCCCGCGCCCAGGGGGCCGGACAGCGCGATGACGTCACCGGGGCCCGCCACCGCCGCGAGCCTGGCGCCCAGCGTCAGCGCCTCGTCCAGCGAGGCGAGCACGATCGTGTCCTCGGTCATCCGCGCGGCAACTCCACCGTGACGAGCGTCCCCTGCCCCGGCTCGGAGATCAGCTCGATCCGCCCGCCATGCGCCTCGACGAACTGCTTGGCGAGCGGCAGGCCCAGCCCCAGCGCGCGGTCGCCACCGCGCGAGGTGCCGACTTGCGCGAACCGGTCGAACGCCCGCGCTACCGCCTCGGGGGCCATGCCCGGGCCGTCGTCGCTGACGATCACCCGCGCGACGCGCGCATTGCCGTCGAGGTGCAGCAGCACGCGACCGCCCTCGGGCGTGTGCGACACCGCATGGCGGAGCAGATGCTCCACCGTCTGGCGGAGACGGCGGGCATCGCCGAGCACCACCCCGGCGGTACCGGCGTCCTCGATCACCAGATCGATCGCCTTGCCCTTGGCCAGTGGCGCGATCACGTCGGCGGCGCTGGTGGCGGCGAGCTCGATATCCACCGTCTCGCGTTCGATCGGCTGGCCTTCGCTCTGGGTCAGATCGAGGACGTCGTCGATCAGTCCGCCCAGTCGGTCGACCGACATCAGGATCGCCTCGACATATTCCTTGCCGTCCGCGCTCAGCTTGCCGGCGAACCCGCCCTGCAGCATCTCGCCAAAGCCCTTGATCGAGGTCAGCGGCGTGCGCAGCTCATAGCTCATATTGGCGACAAAGGCGGTGCGGACGCGGTCGGCCGCCTCCAGCGCCTCGTTGCGATCACGAAGCGCGCGTTCCACCCGCTGGCGATCGGTCGTGTCGAGCATCGTCACCAGCGCGTTGCCGTCGGGCAGCGGCACCGCGGCAATGTCGAAATGCCTGCCATTGGCGAAGGTGATGCTGGAGCCCCGCTGCTGGCGATCCTTGGCGGCCAGCCGGATCAGGTCGCCGATGATCTCGGCGCGTGCTGCATTGACCAGCTTGCCGCCCGCCGCCTTGACGATCGTGGCGATCTGCGGATGACCGTCGAGGAAGCCGTCCTCGAACCCCCAGACCTGGCGGAACTTGCGGTTCCACAGCTGCAGCCGCCCCTTGCCGAACACCGCGACGGCCTCCGCCAGGCTGTCCAGCGTCGCAGTGCGGACCTGCTGCATCTCGCCATGCTCGCGCTGCAGCTCCAGCTGCTGGGTCTGGTCCTCGAAGATCAGCAGCAACCCGCCTTCGGGCAGCGGCTGGGCGACGACGCGGAGATGGGTGGTACCGATGCTCCAGCTTTCCTCCACCGCCTCGGGCGCGGTGAACCATTCGCGGCGTTCGGCCTTCCAGTGCGGGAAATCGCGGACGTCGGGCAGCTTGCGCGCCTCGCGCATCCGCTCGAGCACGCGGTCAAATTCGGGGCGATCGGCAAGCCACTCGTTCTTCATCGCGAACAGGCGGCGGAAGGGCTGGTTGCAGAACACCAGGCTGCGGTCGGAGCCGAACTGCGCGACGCCGGCCGACATGCGATCGAGCATCGCGCGCTGCGCCTCGGCGAAGCGCTTGAGGCCGCCGCGGGCGCGCTCCAGTTCCTCGATATCGACCGCGAAGCCGGCGATGCCGCCGGTGGGCAGCGGCACGTCGTGGAGGCGGAGCATCCGCCGGGCGCCGGCGATCGTCGCGGGCATCGCCGCCGATTGCGGCTCCTGCGTGTCGCGCGCGATGGCGGCGTTGGCAAGCGGGCCGCCCAGCCCGGCGCCGTCGACCAGTTCCACCCCGCGCGACACCACGTCCTCGGCATCGCGCCCCTCGACAGCATGGACATAGGCGGTGTTGACCATGAGCAGCCGCAGATCGGGCCCGCGATACCACATCGGCATCGGCGCCGCCTCGATCAGCGCCGTCAGCGCATCGAAGGCGGCGCGCAGCCGATCCGCCTCGCGCTCCAGCGCACCAACCTCGGCCTGGCTGTCGGTCGCATCGAGTACCCACAGCAGCACGCTGCCCGGCGTCTCCACCGCCTCAGACGCGCGCTCGCCCAGCACGAGCAGCATCCGCTCCGAGCCGCGCACCGGCAGTGAGAGGCGGAAGGATTGTCCGGCGCGCTGAGCCGCCTCCACCTGCTCGCCGAGCAGTGCGACATCCTCGGGATCGAGCCCCGAGTCTTTCTGCGTGAGGCGGGCGAGTGATTCGACGGGGCCTTCCAGGCCCAGCCACGCGGCGAGGCGCGGTGACATCTCGATGCGGCCATCGGCGCGGACGAGCATGGGCAGCGCGGGCGAGGTGCGGGAAAAGCGCAGCAATCGGCGGTTTTGCTCATAGGCGGTGCGTGCGGCGGCGCGCGCGGCCAGCCCGGCGTAGAGTGCCCAGACCGCCGCGATCAAGACGAACGCCAGCACCGCGCCGACAATGGCTGCGCCACTCTGCGAAACTACGATCACCGAGGATTCCCAAGGCCTGCCACAGTCCGTCCTTAGGACAATGCGCCCCCAAACGAAAAGGGGCCCGGCGATCGCCGAGCCCCTTCCCATTCGATTCACCGGCAAAGATCAGAATTTGACCGTCGCGCCGATGTACATGAAGCGACCGATGTTATCGAAGATGCCACCGTCCCCCGTGCCCAGCAGGCCGTAGGGCGGACGCTTGTCGGCGATATTGTCGACGCCGCCGTACAGCGTGAACTGGCGGTTCACGTCCAGCGTACCGCGGATCGCGTGGTAGAACACATGCGGGTAGTAGACGACATCCGCATAGTTCGGATCGAGCGCCGGCACCCCATTCGTGTCGTGCTGGGTCTCCCAATCGGTGATCGACTGACGGCCGATATAGCGGACCTGATAGCCCAGGGTCAGCGGACCATGGGTGTAATCAACCGAGACGTTCGCACGCCAGATCGGATCGTTCAGTTCCCCCCGCACGCGCTCGGGACGATCCGGGGTGTCCAGATACGGGTAATCGGTGCGGTTCTGGACGTAGTTGGCCAGACCGCGAATCGTGATCCGGTCGTTCGTGAACACCTTGCGGGTGTAGCTCAGATCCAGATCGATCCCCTTGGCGCGCAGCGCTGCGAAGTTGACGCTGCTCTGGAGCAGCGCCGGCGCGGCGAAATAGCCGTTCGACTGGCGGGGGTTGATCAGCGCACAGAACTGATTGCTCAGATTGGGCGCATCATAGCAGGCATCGACGATCGTCTGAGCTTCCACCGGGCTGATCACGTTGCTGATCTTGATGTCGTAATAATCGGCGGTGAACGACAGGCCGGGCACGAAGCTCGGCTGCACGACGACGCCATAGGTCCAGCTGCGCGAGGTCTCCGCCGTCAGATTGGCGTTGCCGCCCGACAGGATTTCCAGCGTGCCTGCACGCGTGCGATCGTTGACAAAGCCCGCCGGGACACCGGCCGCCGCGCAATTTGCCGCACGGGTCGAGCGACCCTTGTTGATGAAGTTGACGTCGCAAGGATCGTCGACGCTTGCGAAGTTCTGCGACGGCGAGGAGTAGAGATCGCCCAGGGTCGGGGCGCGGACCGACTTTGAATAGTTCACGCGGAACTTGATGTCGCGAACCGGCGCATAGATGCCGCCCGCGTTCCAGGCCCAGACCGTACCCGTCGCACCCTTATAGTCCGCAACGCGCACGGCACCGTTGACCGTCAGCTCCTGCGCGAACGGCAGGTTGCGCAGCACCGGCAGCTGCAGCTCGCCATAGGCTTCCTTCACCTCGAACGAGGTCGGGTTGAAGTCCGGGATGGCATTGAGGAAGGTCGCACCGCTCTTCACCAGCGCGTCATACTGGTAGCGCGCGGTCTCGCGGCGATATTCGCCGCCGATCGCGAAGCGGACCGGGCCGCCCGGCAGTTCGAACCACTTGCCCGAATCGCCGATGAGGTTGGCGTTGATGTCGAGCTCGGTTGCCTTGCCGATACGGGTCGAGGTGGTGTTGACGTAGTTGCGCGCAGCCTGGCTGACCGAACCATCGCCCAGCAAATTGATGGGCACGCAGTTCGGATCGGTCACCGTGGTCTGGTTGATGCGGCACACGATCTGGCCGGCCGCATTGCGCGTGGCGTCTACGGCGTTGTAGAAATTCTCTTCGACGCGGTTGTTGTAGAAGCGCGAGGTCGAGTGGAACTCGCCATAGTTCACCGAGAAGTCATACTTCCAGGTAGTGTTGAACGTGCCTTCCACGCCGCCGACAAAGCGATAGGTGTCGCGACGATCGAACTCGTCACGGGTGCCGATGTCGTTGTTTTCGCGGTTGAGGCGGAAGAACTGCGAACCGGCCGGGAGCAGCGAAGCGATCGTCGCGGCGGCTGCAGGCTGAAGGTAGGGGTTGTCGAGGCGGATCGGGATGCCCACGCTGGTTCCGTAGGTCAGCGCAGCCGGATCGCCGTTCACGAGGCCCTGGCCGCCGCCCTGCGCGAAGGTCGGCGTGCCCTGGTTGAAGCTCTCGACGCGCACGAACTTGGCTTCGAAGAACGGACGGAATGCATCCGACACATCATAATGCGCGATGACGTTCGCGACATAGCGATCGAGCTGCGGGACCAGCGTGCCACGGTCGTTGAGCACCGCGCCGTCGCCACCCTGGTTGTTGCCCGAACCCGCCGGGCGGAAATCGGTGCCGTAATTGTATTCGTTCAGCGAACCGTCCGGACGGAAGCCGAAGATGCGCGGGAAGCCGTTGGCGACACAGGCGTTGGCAATCGCGCACGACCGCGTGCTCGTGCCGTTATAGGCGATGAAATTGCCGCCATTGTCATAGCCATAGCTGTGCACGCGGTTCAGGACGGTACGATCGGGACGGTTGTTGTCGATCGTCGGATCTTCGACCAGCTGGAGCTGGGTTCGGCCGTCAACGGCGCCGGTCAGTTCGGGGCGATCGGCATAGGTAACCAAGTCCGCGCGGTTATATTCGAGCGCGACCGCGATATTGCCGCGACCTTCCGAGAAATTCTTACCGACGGTGCCCGAGAGGCGATAGGTACCGCGATCGGCCTTGTCGCTGATGCCGGCCTGGGCGTTGAGACGGACGCCCTCGAAATTGCGCTTCAGCACGAAGTTCACGACGCCGGCCATCGCGTCCGAGCCGTAGACCGCGGAGCTGCCGCCGGTGACGACGTCGACGCGTTCGAGCAGGTCGGTCGGGATCGTGTTGACGTCGACCTGGAACTCACCTTCCAGCGCTGTGATATGGCGACGGCCGTTGACCAGCACCAGCGTACGCGCCGTGCCCAGACCGCGCAGATCCAGCAAGTTTAGGCCCGAGGTTCCGATGAACTGGGTCGAGCTCGCCTGGCTGTAGGTCGGCCGCAGTGACGGCAGCGTGTTCATCGCGTCGCCGATGGCGACGCCGCCTGAACGCGTAAGGTCGGCTACGGTCACCGACGTCACGGGAATCGGCGAGTTCACGCCCGGCTGCGCGATGCGCGAACCGGTGACGACGATTTCTGCTGGCTCCTGGGCCTGCGCAGCACCGCTGTCCACGGTCTGTGCCTGCGCGAACGCCGGCATGCCGACCTGCGTGGCAATGAGCGCCGCGATTGACGCGGTTAGCTTCAGACCACCATGGCGGCCTGCTCGAACTGAACGCATTACGAACCCCTCTTTGATACTATCTATGCCGCAGCGATGGACGCGAACTGCGCTTCACCAATGTTGCCGATGTTTCGGAAATGCTTCCGCGGGGGATCGGGGGCCACGACTGAACCCGTGTGCGGAAATGTTACAGCAGTTTCAGAGGGAGTGTTGCAAAACAGCAACATTTTGTTGCGAAGGCGACGGATCAAACGAAAACGGCCGCCCCCAAGGGGACGGCCGCCGTCGCGTGACGATCGCGTGCGCGATCAGTAGCGATAATGGTCCGGCTTGAACGGGCCTTCGACCGGCACGCCGATATACGAAGCCTGCTTTGCGCTGAGCTGCGACAGCTGGACACCCAGCTTCTCGAGGTGCAGCGCGGCGACCTTCTCGTCGAGGTGCTTCGGCAGCACGTAGACTTCGTTCTTGTAGTTCTCGCCCTTGGTCCAGAGCTCGATCTGCGCCAGCGTCTGGTTGGTGAAGCTAGCCGACATCACGAAGCTCGGGTGGCCGGTGGCGCAGCCCAGGTTCACCAGGCGGCCCTTAGCGAGGATGAGGATCTGCTTGCCGTCCGGGAACTCGACCAGGTCGGTGCCCGGCTTCACTTCGGTCCACTTGTAGTTCGACAGCGCGGCGATCTGAATCTCGCTATCGAAGTGGCCGATGTTGCAGACGATCGACATCGGCTTCATCGCCTTCATGTGATCGGCGGTGATCACGTCGGCATTGCCGGTCGCGGTCACGAAGATGTCGGCGCGCTTGACGGCCTCGTCCATGGTGACGACCTCGAAGCCCTCCATCGCCGCCTGCAGCGCGCAGATCGGATCGATTTCGGTGACCATCACGCGCGCGCCGCCGTTGCGGAGCGACTGGGCCGAGCCCTTGCCCACGTCACCGAAGCCGGCAACCACGGCAACCTTGCCGGCGAGCATCACGTCGGTAGCACGACGGATCGCGTCGACCAGCGATTCCTTGCAGCCATAAAGGTTGTCGAACTTCGACTTGGTGACGCTGTCATTGACATTGATCGCCGGGAACGGCAGCTCGCCCTTCTTGGCGATCTCGTACAGGCGGTGGACGCCGGTGGTGGTCTCTTCCGAGACGCCCTTCAGATTCTGGACGGTCTTGGTCAGGTAGCCCGGATACTTGGCGATGAACGCCTTGAGCGCGCGCTGGAACTCGACTTCCTCGTCGTTCTCGGGCTCGCCCAGCGTCGCGCCGGCTTCGAGCTTGGCGCCCCACAGCGCGAACATGGTCGCGTCGCCGCCGTCGTCTAGGATGATGTTGGCGGTGGTGCCGTCACCATCGGCGCCCCAGTTGAAGATGTCGCCGACATAATCCCAATAGTCGGCCAGGCTCTCGCCCTTCACCGCGAACACCGGCACGCCCGTCGCGGCGATCGCGGCGGCGGCATGGTCCTGCGTCGAGAAGATGTTGCAGGTCGCCCAGCGGACCTGCGCGCCGAGCGCGGTCAGCGTCTCGATCAGCACTGCGGTCTGGATCGTCATGTGCAGCGAACCGGTGATGCGCGCGCCCTTGAGCGGCTGCGATTCACCGAATTCCTTACGGAGCGCCATCAGGCCCGGCATCTCGGTCTCGGCGATGTTGATTTCGGCGCGGCCGAAATCCGCGAGGGCGATGTCCTTGATGACATAGTCGTTGGTAGCCACGGGCTGCTTCTCCAGTTGCAGGCAAAATGCAGGCGCACCGGGAATCCACCCGGTCGCATGGGTGCGCCCCTAGCCGCTTCGGATCAGGCGCGCAATGTTAATATAAAGATATCTTTATATGACTACAGAGGGGGCGTCAGGCAGTACCGGTACTGTTCGCCAGCAGCCGCGGATCGATCCCTGCGCCGACGAACCCTTCGGCCCAGCGCTCATACACATCGGTATCGTAGAGCAGCGCCAGATCGGCGGGCGTGTTGAACCAGCCATGGCGGGTCAGCTCGGTTTCCAGCTGCCCCTCGCCCCAGCCAGCATAGCCGAGCGCGACCAGCCAGCGGCTTGGCCCCTTGCCCTCCGCGATCGCGCGCAGCACGTCGATCGTGCCGGAGAGCTGCCAGCGACCGGCGACGTCGATCGTGTCCTGTCCGCTCCAATCGGCGGTATGGAGGACGAACCCGCGGCGCGGTTCGACGGGGCCGCCGAAATGCACCGGCACGTCGGGCACCTCGCCCGGATCGATCTCGAACTGTTCGAGCAGGTCGTGCAGGCCCAGCCCCTCGATCGTCGCGCCGATACCGATGCCCAGCGCGCCTTCGACGTCATGGGCGCACATCGCGATCACCGCGCGCTCGAAGCGCGGATCGCCGATGCCAGGCATCGCCAGCAGGAACTGGCCGGTGAGGGAAGGCGTCGAATCCATGCGGTCCACCATATCGTTCGCCCTCCCTACGGGCCACGCTTGAATTTGTTGCGCGGGATGCGATGGAAGCGCAGCGGCCGCGCGGCCGCAGGATTCGTACAAGGAGAGAGCAGCATGACGATCCAGACCGGCGATCGCATCCCCGACGCCACGCTCGTCAAGGTCACCGCCGACGGGCCGGACCAGGTCCAGGCCCCCGCCTATTTCGCCGGCCGCAAGGTCGCGCTGTTCTCGGTGCCCGGTGCCTTCACCCCCACCTGCTCGGCCAAGCACCTGCCGGGGTTCGTGGAGAAGGCCGAGGAGATCAAGGCCAAGGGCGTCGACGAGATCGCCTGCACCGCGGTCAACGACTTCTTCGTGATGAAGGCCTGGGGCGAGGCAAACGGCGTGGCCGACAAGGTGACGATGCTCGCAGACGGCAACGGCGGCTTTGCCGAGGCGCTGGGCCTCACCATGGATGGTTCGGCCTTCGGTCTGGGCACGCGTGGCCAGCGCTTCGCGATGATCGTCAAGGACGGCGTCGTCGAGCAGCTGTTCGTCGAGGCGCCCGGCGCCTTCGAGGTCAGCTCGGCCGACTATGTGCTGAGCAAGCTCTGATCGCCCTATCCTCCTCTCCGCTGCTGCGGGGAGGAGGAAACGCTCGCGCGGCGGTCCGCTTGACGGCGACCGCCCCGCCCCGCACTACCCGCCCCCATGTCCATTCTATCCGACCGCTGGATTCGCGAGCAGGCGCTCGAACACGGCATGATCGAGCCCTTCGTGGAGAGCCAGCGCCGCGAAGGCTGCATCAGCTACGGCCTCTCCTCCTACGGCTATGACGCGCGCGTCGCCGACGAGTTCAAGATTTTCACCAATGTCGACAGCGCGGTGGTCGACCCCAAGAACTTCGACGCGAACAGCTTCGTCGACCGCAAGACCAATGTCTGCGTGATCCCGCCGAACAGTTTCGCGCTGGCGCGGACGGTGGAGTATTTCCGGGTACCGCGCGACACGCTGGTGATCTGCCTCGGCAAGTCGACCTATGCGCGCTGCGGGATCATCGTCAACGTCACGCCGCTGGAGCCCGAATGGGAGGGCCATGTGACGCTGGAGTTCTCCAACACCACGCCGTTGCCCGCCAAGATTTACGCCAATGAAGGCGCCTGCCAGTTCTTGTTCCTCAAGGGCGAGCAGCCCTGCGAGACCAGCTATGCCGACCGTGCGGGCAAGTACATGGGCCAGCGCGGCGTGACCCTGCCGCGGCTTTGAGTTCCGCGCCTCAACATTGAGTGTTTCCTCCCCCGCGCAAGCGGGGGAGGAAACACTAATTATTACGCCTTCTGCAGGTGCCGCCGCCCCAGCAGTTCCGCGATCTGCACCGCGTTGAGCGCCGCGCCCTTGCGGAGGTTGTCCGACACGCACCACAGCGACAGGCCGTTCTCCACGGTCGAATCCTCGCGCACGCGGCTGACATAGGTCGCATATTCGCCGACGCTCTCGATCGGCGTGACATAGCCGCCATTCTCGCGCTTATCGACCAGCATGATCCCCGGTGCCTCGCGCAGGATCTTCTGCGCGTCCTCGGCCGAAATCTCGTCCTCGAACTCGATGTTGATCGCCTCGGAATGGCCGACGAAAACCGGCACGCGCACGCAGGTGGCGGTCACCTTGATCTTGGGATCAAGGATCTTCTTGGTCTCGACCACCATCTTCCACTCTTCCTTGGTCGAGCCGTCGTCGAGGAAGCTGTCGATGTGCGGGATCACGTTGAAGGCGATCTGCTTGGTGAACTTGGCCGGCTCCACCTGGTCGCCGACGAAGATCGCGCGGCTCTGGTTGAACAGCTCGTCCATCCCCGCCTTGCCCGCGCCGGAGACCGACTGGTAAGTCGCGACCACCACGCGCTTGATCTTGGCGGCATCGTGCAGCGGCTTGAGCGCCACCACCATCTGCGCGGTCGAGCAGTTCGGGTTGGCGATGATGTTGCGGACCTTGTAGCCGTCGATCGCCTCGGGGTTCACCTCGGGCACGATCAGCGGCACGTCCGGGTCCATGCGGTAGAGCGAGGCATTGTCGATCACCGTGCAGCCCGCCGCGGCGAACTTCGGCGCATACTTGGCGCTGCCTTCCGAGCCGATCGCGAACAGCGCCATGTCCCAGCCCGTCGGATCGAAATGCTCGATGTTCTGGACCTTGTACTGTTTGCCGGTCTCGCCATAGTCGACCATGTCGCCGGTCGAGCGCGACGAGGCCAGCACGGCGAGCTCGTCGATCGGGAATTCCCGCTCGGCCAGGATGTTGAGCATTTCGCGACCGACATTGCCGGTGGCGCCTGCGACGACGACACGGTAACCCATTTGTACCTCTTTCTTGCCCGCGCCGACACCTGCGGCGTGGAGGCTCTTTAGTGGGGATGGAGGGTGGAATGCACCAGCATTCCGCTGCTTCGCTGCATAAAGCGCAGCTATCGCGCCCGGGTTACGGGCGCGGTGTAATTCGCGTGGATTTGGCGCGTTTTCGAAGCATCGCGGTTGCCGCTAGCAGAAACAAAGCTGCGTTACGAGCCCCTTTCTGCGCAACTTCATGCTGCTGCTCGTGCCCTCCCAAAGCAACGGCCCGCCTCCGTCGCGGGACGGAGACGGGCCATCATGGCCT is part of the Sphingomonas sp. genome and harbors:
- a CDS encoding YqgE/AlgH family protein produces the protein MDSTPSLTGQFLLAMPGIGDPRFERAVIAMCAHDVEGALGIGIGATIEGLGLHDLLEQFEIDPGEVPDVPVHFGGPVEPRRGFVLHTADWSGQDTIDVAGRWQLSGTIDVLRAIAEGKGPSRWLVALGYAGWGEGQLETELTRHGWFNTPADLALLYDTDVYERWAEGFVGAGIDPRLLANSTGTA
- a CDS encoding ATP-binding protein, with protein sequence MIVVSQSGAAIVGAVLAFVLIAAVWALYAGLAARAAARTAYEQNRRLLRFSRTSPALPMLVRADGRIEMSPRLAAWLGLEGPVESLARLTQKDSGLDPEDVALLGEQVEAAQRAGQSFRLSLPVRGSERMLLVLGERASEAVETPGSVLLWVLDATDSQAEVGALEREADRLRAAFDALTALIEAAPMPMWYRGPDLRLLMVNTAYVHAVEGRDAEDVVSRGVELVDGAGLGGPLANAAIARDTQEPQSAAMPATIAGARRMLRLHDVPLPTGGIAGFAVDIEELERARGGLKRFAEAQRAMLDRMSAGVAQFGSDRSLVFCNQPFRRLFAMKNEWLADRPEFDRVLERMREARKLPDVRDFPHWKAERREWFTAPEAVEESWSIGTTHLRVVAQPLPEGGLLLIFEDQTQQLELQREHGEMQQVRTATLDSLAEAVAVFGKGRLQLWNRKFRQVWGFEDGFLDGHPQIATIVKAAGGKLVNAARAEIIGDLIRLAAKDRQQRGSSITFANGRHFDIAAVPLPDGNALVTMLDTTDRQRVERALRDRNEALEAADRVRTAFVANMSYELRTPLTSIKGFGEMLQGGFAGKLSADGKEYVEAILMSVDRLGGLIDDVLDLTQSEGQPIERETVDIELAATSAADVIAPLAKGKAIDLVIEDAGTAGVVLGDARRLRQTVEHLLRHAVSHTPEGGRVLLHLDGNARVARVIVSDDGPGMAPEAVARAFDRFAQVGTSRGGDRALGLGLPLAKQFVEAHGGRIELISEPGQGTLVTVELPRG
- the tsaE gene encoding tRNA (adenosine(37)-N6)-threonylcarbamoyltransferase complex ATPase subunit type 1 TsaE encodes the protein MTEDTIVLASLDEALTLGARLAAVAGPGDVIALSGPLGAGKTSIARGLLAALGLEGEAPSPSFAIVQPYDVPEVRLPVLHVDLYRIEDPDEAEELGLDDARDDSLLLVEWPERLHASAWHDALWLTLAVAADGTRALTARAPAAWEGRWPLT
- the ahcY gene encoding adenosylhomocysteinase, translating into MEKQPVATNDYVIKDIALADFGRAEINIAETEMPGLMALRKEFGESQPLKGARITGSLHMTIQTAVLIETLTALGAQVRWATCNIFSTQDHAAAAIAATGVPVFAVKGESLADYWDYVGDIFNWGADGDGTTANIILDDGGDATMFALWGAKLEAGATLGEPENDEEVEFQRALKAFIAKYPGYLTKTVQNLKGVSEETTTGVHRLYEIAKKGELPFPAINVNDSVTKSKFDNLYGCKESLVDAIRRATDVMLAGKVAVVAGFGDVGKGSAQSLRNGGARVMVTEIDPICALQAAMEGFEVVTMDEAVKRADIFVTATGNADVITADHMKAMKPMSIVCNIGHFDSEIQIAALSNYKWTEVKPGTDLVEFPDGKQILILAKGRLVNLGCATGHPSFVMSASFTNQTLAQIELWTKGENYKNEVYVLPKHLDEKVAALHLEKLGVQLSQLSAKQASYIGVPVEGPFKPDHYRY
- a CDS encoding aspartate-semialdehyde dehydrogenase, which gives rise to MGYRVVVAGATGNVGREMLNILAEREFPIDELAVLASSRSTGDMVDYGETGKQYKVQNIEHFDPTGWDMALFAIGSEGSAKYAPKFAAAGCTVIDNASLYRMDPDVPLIVPEVNPEAIDGYKVRNIIANPNCSTAQMVVALKPLHDAAKIKRVVVATYQSVSGAGKAGMDELFNQSRAIFVGDQVEPAKFTKQIAFNVIPHIDSFLDDGSTKEEWKMVVETKKILDPKIKVTATCVRVPVFVGHSEAINIEFEDEISAEDAQKILREAPGIMLVDKRENGGYVTPIESVGEYATYVSRVREDSTVENGLSLWCVSDNLRKGAALNAVQIAELLGRRHLQKA
- a CDS encoding TonB-dependent receptor domain-containing protein, coding for MRSVRAGRHGGLKLTASIAALIATQVGMPAFAQAQTVDSGAAQAQEPAEIVVTGSRIAQPGVNSPIPVTSVTVADLTRSGGVAIGDAMNTLPSLRPTYSQASSTQFIGTSGLNLLDLRGLGTARTLVLVNGRRHITALEGEFQVDVNTIPTDLLERVDVVTGGSSAVYGSDAMAGVVNFVLKRNFEGVRLNAQAGISDKADRGTYRLSGTVGKNFSEGRGNIAVALEYNRADLVTYADRPELTGAVDGRTQLQLVEDPTIDNNRPDRTVLNRVHSYGYDNGGNFIAYNGTSTRSCAIANACVANGFPRIFGFRPDGSLNEYNYGTDFRPAGSGNNQGGDGAVLNDRGTLVPQLDRYVANVIAHYDVSDAFRPFFEAKFVRVESFNQGTPTFAQGGGQGLVNGDPAALTYGTSVGIPIRLDNPYLQPAAAATIASLLPAGSQFFRLNRENNDIGTRDEFDRRDTYRFVGGVEGTFNTTWKYDFSVNYGEFHSTSRFYNNRVEENFYNAVDATRNAAGQIVCRINQTTVTDPNCVPINLLGDGSVSQAARNYVNTTSTRIGKATELDINANLIGDSGKWFELPGGPVRFAIGGEYRRETARYQYDALVKSGATFLNAIPDFNPTSFEVKEAYGELQLPVLRNLPFAQELTVNGAVRVADYKGATGTVWAWNAGGIYAPVRDIKFRVNYSKSVRAPTLGDLYSSPSQNFASVDDPCDVNFINKGRSTRAANCAAAGVPAGFVNDRTRAGTLEILSGGNANLTAETSRSWTYGVVVQPSFVPGLSFTADYYDIKISNVISPVEAQTIVDACYDAPNLSNQFCALINPRQSNGYFAAPALLQSSVNFAALRAKGIDLDLSYTRKVFTNDRITIRGLANYVQNRTDYPYLDTPDRPERVRGELNDPIWRANVSVDYTHGPLTLGYQVRYIGRQSITDWETQHDTNGVPALDPNYADVVYYPHVFYHAIRGTLDVNRQFTLYGGVDNIADKRPPYGLLGTGDGGIFDNIGRFMYIGATVKF
- the dcd gene encoding dCTP deaminase, with protein sequence MSILSDRWIREQALEHGMIEPFVESQRREGCISYGLSSYGYDARVADEFKIFTNVDSAVVDPKNFDANSFVDRKTNVCVIPPNSFALARTVEYFRVPRDTLVICLGKSTYARCGIIVNVTPLEPEWEGHVTLEFSNTTPLPAKIYANEGACQFLFLKGEQPCETSYADRAGKYMGQRGVTLPRL
- a CDS encoding peroxiredoxin, giving the protein MTIQTGDRIPDATLVKVTADGPDQVQAPAYFAGRKVALFSVPGAFTPTCSAKHLPGFVEKAEEIKAKGVDEIACTAVNDFFVMKAWGEANGVADKVTMLADGNGGFAEALGLTMDGSAFGLGTRGQRFAMIVKDGVVEQLFVEAPGAFEVSSADYVLSKL